A region from the Engraulis encrasicolus isolate BLACKSEA-1 chromosome 18, IST_EnEncr_1.0, whole genome shotgun sequence genome encodes:
- the LOC134469372 gene encoding NADH dehydrogenase [ubiquinone] 1 beta subcomplex subunit 1-like, protein MVNFAALVREHWMQSLVPIGIVLGIYLDRWNDSRLTQFRNKSALYKRELKPGEEVTWK, encoded by the exons ATGGTGAATTTCGCAGCTCTCGTACGGGAGCACTGGATGCAGAGTCTGGTGCCGATTGGCATCGTTTTGGGAATTTACCTGGACAGGTGGAACGACAGCAGGCTAACACAGTTCAGGAACAAGAGTGCTCTGTACAAAAG GGAACTGAAGCCTGGCGAGGAGGTTACCTGGAAGTGA
- the cpsf2 gene encoding cleavage and polyadenylation specificity factor subunit 2: MTSIIKLTALSGVQEESALCYLLQVDEFRFLLDCGWDETFSMDTIDVLKRYVHQVDAVLLSHPDPIHLGALPYAVGKLGLNCTIYATIPVYKMGQMFMYDLYQSRHNTEDFNLFTLDDVDSAFDKIQQLKYSQIVNLKGKGHGLSITPLPAGHMIGGTIWKIVKDGEEEIVYAVDFNHKREIHLNGCSLETVSRPSLLITDSFNATYVQPRRKQRDEQLLTIVMGTLRADGNCLIAVDTAGRVLELAQLLDQIWRTKDSGLGVYSLALLNNVSYNVVEFSKSQVEWMSDKLMRCFEDKRNNPFQFRHLSLCHSLADLARVPSPKVVLCSQPDLESGFSRELFIQWCTDAKNSIILTYRTSPGTLARYLIDNPGEKMMDLEVRKRTKLEGKELEEYVEKEKMKKEAAKKLEQAKEVEMDSSDESDMEDELDAGVGSGGAAAKTKHHDLMMKAEGGRKGGFFKQAKKAYPMFPVHEERIKWDEYGEIIRPEEFLVPELQATEEEKSKLEMGMANGDEPMDQDLSDVPTKCTSSMETMEIRARVTYIDYEGRSDGDSIKKIINQMKPRQLVIVNGLPDASQDLADSCKAFSGKDIKVYTPKLQETVDATSETHIYQVRLKDSLVSSLQFCRARDTELAWVDGVLDMRVAQVDTGVLAEEGLGPGQEDSMEDGELVLLDPEAQAAAAAAAIGMGMGVGDVEGLAVSSLAVSSEAAQRKAMKSLFGEDEKEAGAESDVIPTLEPLPQNEIPGHASVFINEPRLSDFKQVLLREGVQAEFVGGVLVCNNLVAVRRTEAGRICLEGLQCDDYYKIRELLYQQYAVV; this comes from the exons ATGACGTCCATCATCAAGCTGACGGCCCTGTCAGGGGTCCAGGAGGAGTCTGCACTGTGTTATTTACTGCAGGTGGATGAGTTCCGCTTCCTGCTCGACTGTGGATGGGACGAGACGTTTTCCATGGACACTATCGATGTGTTAAAAAG GTATGTCCATCAAGTGGATGCTGTGCTCCTGTCTCATCCGGACCCCATCCACCTGGGAGCGTTGCCCTACGCCGTGGGCAAACTGGGTCTGAACTGCACCATCTATGCCACCATTCCGGTCTACAAGATGGGGCAGATGTTCATGTATGACCTCTACCAG TCACGTCACAACACAGAGGACTTCAATCTCTTCACACTGGACGATGTCGACTCGGCGTTTGACAAAATCCAGCAGCTGAAGTACTCGCAGATCGTCAACCTCAAAG gaaaaggccATGGTTTGTCCATCACACCGCTGCCTGCTGGCCACATGATTGGTGGAACCATCTGGAAGATCGTgaaggatggggaagaggagatcGTTTACGCGGTGGACTTCAACCACAAGAGAGAGAT TCATCTGAACGGTTGCTCTCTGGAGACGGTGAGCCGTCCGTCTCTCCTCATCACCGACTCCTTCAACGCCACATACGTGCAGCCGCGACGCAAACAGAGAGACGAGCAGCTACTCA CCATCGTCATGGGAACACTGCGGGCCGACGGGAACTGCCTGATCGCCGTGGATACGGCCGGCCGGGTTCTGGAGCTGGCGCAGCTGCTGGACCAGATCTGGAGGACCAAGGACTCGGGCCTGGGGGTCTACTCCCTCGCCCTGCTCAACAACGTCAGCTACAACGTGGTCGAGTTCTCCAAGTCCCAG GTGGAGTGGATGAGCGACAAGCTGATGCGCTGCTTCGAGGACAAGCGCAACAACCCCTTCCAGTTCCGGCACCTGTCGCTGTGCCACAGCCTGGCCGACCTGGCGCGCGTGCCCAGCCCCAAGGTGGTGCTGTGCAGCCAGCCGGACCTGGAGTCGGGCTTCTCGCGCGAGCTCTTCATCCAGTGGTGCACCGACGCCAAGAACTCCATCATCCTCACCTACCGCACCTCGCCGGGCACGCTGGCGCGCTACCTCATAGACAACCCCGGGGAGAAGATGATGGACCTCGAG GTGAGGAAGCGTACCAAGCTGGAGGGGAAGGAGCTGGAGGAATatgtggagaaggagaagatgaaGAAGGAAGCAGCCAAGAAGCTGGAGCAGGCCAAAGA GGTGGAAATGGACTCGAGTGACGAGAGCGACATGGAGGACGAGCTGGACGCGGGTGTTGGCAGCGGCGGCGCGGCGGCGAAGACCAAACACCACGACCTGATGATGAAGGCGGAGGGCGGCCGCAAGGGAGGCTTCTTCAAGCAGGCCAAGAAGGCATACCCCATGTTCCCCGTGCACGAGGAGCGGATCAAGTGGGACGAGTACGGCGAAATCATCAG GCCCGAGGAGTTCCTGGTGCCGGAGCTGCAGGccacggaggaggagaagagcaagcTGGAGATGGGCATGGCCAACGGGGACGAGCCCATGGACCAGGACCTCTCCGACGTGCCCACCAAGTGCACCTCCAGTATGGAAACCATGGAGATCAG GGCGCGTGTGACGTACATCGATTACGAGGGTCGTTCGGACGGCGACTCCATCAAGAAGATCATCAACCAGATGAAGCCTCGTCAGCTGGTCATAGTCAACGGGCTGCCCGACGCCAGCCAAGACCTGGCCGACTCCTGCAAGGCCTTCAGCGGCAAGGACATAAAGGTCTACACGCCCAAGCTGCAAGAGACGGTGGACGCCACCAGCGAGACGCATATCTATCag GTGCGCCTGAAGGACTCGCTGGTGAGCTCGCTGCAGTTCTGCCGTGCGCGGGACACGGAGCTGGCGTGGGTGGACGGGGTGCTGGACATGCGCGTGGCCCAGGTGGACACGGGGGTGCTGGCGGAGGAGGGCCTGGGGCCCGGCCAGGAGGACAGCATGGAGGACGGGGAGCTGGTGCTGCTGGACCCGGAGGCCcaagcggcggcagcagcagcagccattgGCATGG GCATGGGCGTCGGGGATGTGGAGGGCCTGGCAGTGTCCAGCCTGGCAGTGTCCAGCGAGGCAGCGCAGCGGAAGGCTATGAAGTCGCTGTTTGGCGAAGACGAGAAGGAGGCGGGGGCGGAGAGCGACGTCATCCCCACTCTGGAGCCACTGCCACAAAATGAG ATCCCGGGCCACGCGTCTGTGTTCATCAATGAGCCGCGCCTGTCGGACTTCAAGCAGGTGCTCCTCAGGGAGGGCGTGCAAGCCGAGTTCGTCGGGGGCGTGCTGGTCTGCAACAACCTGGTCGCCGTCAGGAGg acggAGGCGGGCCGTATCTGTCTGGAGGGGCTGCAGTGTGACGACTACTATAAGATCCGCGAGCTGCTGTATCAGCAGTACGCCGTGGTCTAg